A segment of the Amblyomma americanum isolate KBUSLIRL-KWMA chromosome 6, ASM5285725v1, whole genome shotgun sequence genome:
TTTCGCTTCGTGGGGCCCGGTACTTTCTGGTTTAATTGACTTGCTGAGCATGTGTTGTTTAGTGTACGCCGCTGCTCTACGTGCGAGCAGTTTGTGCGCAATAGGTGGTTTTGCATTAGTTGCTTCTGTACAAACTTCCCACAGACGACCGGACAGCGTTGCGTTTCACGACACAGTAGCTCCAGTTGGATGAGGCGCCTTTTATGTGGCCATTGCAGCGTTCCCTACAGCTTTCTTGTGCAGGGCACGCGTGGTGAGCAGCACATGGTCTCATGCCGCAGGAGCTGGTGTCCGCTAGCTACGACAACAGCGTGCGCGTGTACGCCGAGCAGCTGGACGACTGGGAGTGCGTGTGCACGCTCACCGAGCACGAGAGCACCGTGTGGTCGGTGTGCTTCGACGGCCGCGGCCACCGCCTCGCCTCGGCCAGCGCCGACGGCAGCGTGCGCATCTGGAGCCGCCTCCAGGGGTCGGCCGAGGCCCGCTGGAGGTGCGAGGGCACGGTGTCCACTCTGCACCCGCGGCCCGTGTACAGTGTCTCCTGGTGAGCGCTGCAGGACGCGGCTTTGCCTCAATTTCACTGCACCTAAGTGTAGCATCCAGCGACCACAGCCGTCACAATACTCGCAGGTGTCCGCTCACGGGTCTGCTGGCCACGGGATGCGGCGACAACGGCGTCCGCGTGTTCGTCGAGGAACAGCCCGGCTCGGGAGAGCCCTCGTGGCGGCTAGCGTGCCACGAATCGCACGAACAGGACGTCAACTGCGTTGCCTGGAACCCAGCCTCGCCGGGCCTGCTCGCCTCGGCGGGCGACGAAGGCCGGGTGCGCATCTGGCAGCTAGAGCCGCCGCCGATGGTCGTCCAGTAACTGTTCTGTCAATAAACGTCCCGTCCGTGTTTGTATGGCCTTGACCTTGATCGTTGCGCTTACTTGCAACATATCACGACGTATCGATGCGCTAAAATATAACGAGCTGCTGCAATGGCATGGAGCATACGTCGCCAGCATCTATGATAGCGCTGTGCTTGTTACGCAAACAGCCAAGTAGTGTTATTGCGGCTTTCACAATGTTCGcgcggccgccgcagcagcaTTGGACGACCCCTTGTGACCCGTGAATCGCGAATTACGCGAATTTCCGTCTGTACCTGCGAAAGCGTGCCAGTGGACACGCCCGTGAACTGCGTGAAGTCATCGAGTGTGAAAAACGAGTGCCGACGTGGAGCGCGACGTACAGGACCACTGCCGCACGTTGAATTCACCCATTTCGAGGCTTGTCTTGCGCACAGCAAGTTTTCCCGCAGGCAAAGAAATTAAAGTGGTGCGAGCGcacagtttttgtagcgatagctacactgggctaccagtcgagtatttcgcggtacatgggagaggccagttgtgcgcatgcgccgttaccataacaaccgaagaggagcaaagtgcggcgtgcgcttcgccgtcgccgcggccgctcgcccgctccaccgtcaaagctgagcgtgacgtcacgcggatgagcagtggtgcgcatgcgccgataccatggtaaccagagagaccccacagctgcgccgcgttcttcgccgCCTCGCCAggcgccgctctatcacccgaacacCGCGTCGAATGCGCAGGATTGTATATAAAAGgcagagatgtagtgggcgtctgtatcgcaacgtttgacatgcatacAGAGGAGTCCAGCCgatgctaaacggcggtatagacaaaagaagattaactcttcctatcctgaggttgtcgcctggcggttggcttgaaccaaataagaacgctggagtctgtgtgtacgtgaaacaaggtaacACCGCTGTcaagacatctcccttcgatcgcggtgaataatgaagcctgctgtgttcgggttctggaaagcggcattatcatccaaggagtctacgtggcaccgggaacatcccaacaaacacaaaatctcccagaaatatcccatcaggacatttggaacgtcctcaggaggttctcatttttcccgaagacgtccaaaaaacgtccccagaactagccgtgtccaaaaagtgcgtcccagggacagcccctacccgccgcggtggctcagtggttagggcgctcgactactgatccagagttcccgggttcgaatccgaccgcggcggctgcgtttttatggaggaaaaacgctaaggcgcc
Coding sequences within it:
- the Ciao1 gene encoding cytosolic iron-sulfur assembly component 1, whose translation is MMKLTLVAELDGHKDRVWFVAWNPSGTVLASCGGDKTVRLWALDGDVWSCKAVLSDGHRRTVRCVAWSPSGERLASASFDATVCIWRLDKESRTWESVATLEGHESEVKAVAWSPSGRRLATCGRDKTVWIWDVDDSDEYECASVQTCHSQDVKAVLWHRTEEELVSASYDNSVRVYAEQLDDWECVCTLTEHESTVWSVCFDGRGHRLASASADGSVRIWSRLQGSAEARWRCEGTVSTLHPRPVYSVSWCPLTGLLATGCGDNGVRVFVEEQPGSGEPSWRLACHESHEQDVNCVAWNPASPGLLASAGDEGRVRIWQLEPPPMVVQ